One genomic window of Azospirillum sp. TSH100 includes the following:
- a CDS encoding response regulator — MHILAVDDDEPIRELLASYLAGEGYRVTTAQDTASARQALDGEPVDLVVCDLRLPDGDGLGLVRQIRTESQIPVIILSSKDQDVDRIVGLELGADDYLTKPFNPRELLARIKAVLRRVSNDARPPRNADELRAVVQFANWELDLTAQRLRGQEGREVELTKAEFGLLAAFVKRPQRVLTRDQLLDLTRVDGAEVFDRSIDVLILRLRRKIEANPKEPRIIKTERGAGYVFDAKVRTV, encoded by the coding sequence ATGCACATTCTCGCGGTCGACGACGACGAGCCGATTCGGGAGCTTTTGGCCTCATATCTGGCGGGAGAGGGCTACCGGGTCACGACGGCGCAGGATACCGCATCGGCCCGTCAGGCCCTGGATGGCGAGCCTGTCGATCTCGTGGTCTGCGACCTGCGCCTGCCCGATGGCGACGGGCTGGGACTTGTCCGCCAGATCCGCACGGAATCGCAGATCCCCGTCATCATCCTGTCCTCCAAGGACCAGGATGTCGACCGCATCGTCGGGCTGGAGCTGGGCGCCGACGATTACCTGACCAAGCCCTTCAACCCGCGCGAACTGCTGGCCCGCATCAAGGCGGTGCTGCGCCGCGTGTCCAACGACGCCCGTCCGCCCCGCAACGCCGACGAACTGCGCGCCGTCGTGCAGTTCGCCAATTGGGAACTCGACCTCACCGCCCAGCGTCTGCGCGGGCAGGAGGGGCGCGAGGTGGAGCTGACCAAGGCGGAGTTCGGCCTGCTGGCCGCCTTCGTCAAGCGGCCGCAGCGGGTGCTGACCCGCGACCAGCTGCTCGACCTCACCCGTGTCGACGGGGCGGAGGTGTTCGACCGCTCCATCGACGTGCTGATCCTGCGCCTGCGCCGCAAGATCGAGGCGAACCCGAAGGAGCCCCGCATCATCAAGACCGAGCGCGGCGCCGGCTACGTCTTCGACGCCAAGGTCCGCACGGTCTGA
- a CDS encoding 2-hydroxychromene-2-carboxylate isomerase, translated as MPDPIDFYFDFASPYGYFASLRIDELAAKHGRTVTWRPVLLGAIFKVTGMKPNLEQPLRGEYLTHDVGRIARLTGAPFTFPDSSPANGVAASRAFYWLRDEHPEQAKLLAHALFHAHFGEGQDIGPADTVAEIAAQTLGGLGIDHAAVSAAIQDPVVKDRLRTEVEDAVERGVFGSPFFIVDGEPFWGWDRLDMVDRWLATGGW; from the coding sequence GTGCCGGATCCCATCGATTTCTATTTCGATTTCGCCTCGCCCTACGGCTATTTCGCCAGCCTGCGCATCGACGAGCTGGCGGCGAAGCACGGCCGCACCGTCACCTGGCGCCCGGTCCTGCTCGGCGCCATCTTCAAGGTGACGGGCATGAAGCCCAATCTGGAGCAGCCCCTGCGCGGCGAGTATCTGACGCACGATGTCGGACGCATCGCCCGCCTGACCGGCGCCCCCTTCACCTTTCCCGATTCCTCGCCGGCCAACGGCGTCGCCGCCTCGCGCGCCTTCTACTGGCTGAGGGACGAGCACCCGGAACAGGCGAAGCTGCTGGCCCACGCGCTGTTCCACGCCCATTTCGGCGAGGGGCAGGACATCGGCCCGGCCGACACGGTGGCGGAGATCGCGGCGCAGACCCTGGGCGGTCTCGGCATCGACCACGCCGCGGTGAGCGCTGCCATCCAGGACCCGGTGGTCAAGGACCGCCTGCGCACCGAGGTTGAGGATGCCGTCGAGCGCGGCGTCTTCGGTTCGCCCTTCTTCATCGTCGACGGCGAGCCCTTCTGGGGCTGGGACCGGCTCGACATGGTCGACCGCTGGCTCGCCACTGGCGGTTGGTAG
- a CDS encoding potassium channel family protein — protein MDQIVPDRRPRTSSPPPAVPPGGPHGGHGGPHGGRGASKSWLGGALLTALLLGLIALSIRSVSGNLTFVLLGSVGLVVGAFHYLFPGSQFFTLALTNFIGVYACIFVFFAESNFHNISPLIQAIAFVLPLVAFLGGAWWRAEDIRRIVMSRRLREGGHFDRVFLWMAPVWGIGALTFLVPEQDMDTQTIGAIFLLAMSAIAVIVTLVSRDIAIFLLDAGLLFEGFFQQSARLVLPAFAFLTFYSLCIILFGSIYTIMDRFMAEPNFVIEGVRRDITFAEGIYFSIVTFATVGYGDIHPVSGPVRLVCGIEIIMGVLLLLFGFSAIIGHARPSGRSDRNDPL, from the coding sequence ATGGATCAGATCGTTCCTGACCGCCGTCCCCGGACGTCCAGCCCACCTCCGGCAGTCCCGCCCGGCGGTCCGCACGGTGGCCATGGCGGTCCACATGGGGGCCGCGGGGCGTCGAAGTCCTGGCTGGGTGGCGCGCTGCTGACGGCATTGCTGCTCGGCCTGATCGCGCTGTCGATCCGGTCGGTGTCGGGCAACCTGACCTTCGTCCTGCTCGGGTCGGTCGGGCTCGTGGTCGGCGCCTTCCACTACCTGTTCCCGGGCAGCCAGTTCTTCACCCTGGCGCTGACCAACTTCATCGGCGTCTATGCCTGCATCTTCGTCTTTTTCGCCGAAAGCAACTTCCACAACATCAGTCCGCTGATCCAGGCCATCGCCTTCGTCCTGCCGTTGGTCGCCTTCCTCGGCGGAGCGTGGTGGCGGGCGGAGGACATCCGGCGGATCGTGATGTCGCGGCGCCTGCGGGAGGGCGGCCATTTCGACCGCGTCTTCCTGTGGATGGCACCGGTCTGGGGCATCGGCGCCCTGACCTTCCTGGTGCCCGAACAGGACATGGACACCCAGACCATCGGCGCGATCTTCCTGCTGGCGATGTCGGCCATCGCCGTCATCGTCACCCTGGTGTCCCGCGACATCGCCATCTTCCTGCTCGACGCCGGTCTGCTGTTCGAAGGCTTCTTCCAGCAATCGGCCCGTCTGGTGCTGCCGGCCTTCGCCTTCCTGACCTTCTATTCGCTCTGCATCATCCTGTTCGGCTCCATCTACACCATCATGGACCGCTTCATGGCGGAACCGAACTTCGTGATCGAGGGCGTCAGGCGCGACATCACCTTCGCCGAGGGGATCTATTTCTCGATCGTGACCTTCGCCACCGTCGGCTATGGCGACATCCACCCGGTGTCGGGGCCGGTCCGCCTGGTCTGCGGCATCGAGATCATCATGGGCGTGCTGCTTCTGCTGTTCGGCTTCAGCGCCATCATCGGCCATGCCCGGCCAAGCGGCCGGTCCGACCGCAACGATCCGCTCTGA
- a CDS encoding DUF1489 family protein, with translation MPLHLIKLAVGVRDLDHLAELQDRRAVTAGGQTRIPVYTRRLPKRGDELLAGGSLYWVVKGSVLVRQPILAIDTDTDEEGESYCTLQLAADRVQTVPTAHRPFQGWRYLAAEAAPPDLSAADGAGEELPAEMAAELRALGLL, from the coding sequence ATGCCTCTCCATCTCATCAAGCTCGCCGTCGGCGTCCGCGACCTCGACCATCTGGCGGAGCTTCAGGACCGCCGTGCTGTAACCGCCGGCGGCCAGACCCGCATCCCCGTCTACACCCGCCGCCTGCCCAAGCGCGGCGACGAGCTGCTGGCCGGCGGTTCGCTCTATTGGGTCGTCAAGGGCAGCGTCCTGGTGCGCCAGCCGATCCTCGCCATCGACACCGACACCGACGAGGAGGGCGAGAGCTACTGCACCCTGCAACTCGCTGCCGATCGGGTCCAGACGGTCCCCACTGCGCATCGCCCGTTCCAAGGCTGGCGTTACCTGGCCGCCGAGGCGGCTCCCCCGGATCTTTCCGCCGCCGATGGGGCGGGGGAGGAATTGCCGGCCGAGATGGCGGCTGAGCTGCGGGCGCTCGGCTTGCTCTGA
- a CDS encoding MBL fold metallo-hydrolase: protein MSKNFASHADLDEKTVSFDKLSDNAYAYTAEGDPNTGIVIGDDAVMVIDTQATPVMAQDVIRRIREVTDKPIRHVVLSHYHAVRVLGASGYAPEQIIASEDTRDLIVERGEADMASEIGRFPRLFRAVESVPGLTWPTITFRGQMTMWLGSLEVQLLQLGCGHSKGDTVVWLPQQKILFSGDLVEYGATPYCGDAYFTNWPATLDAIAALKPEKLVPGRGAALTTADQVQEGLRGTRAFTSELFELVKQGVTAGKDLRAIYKDTYAALKPKFSHWVIFDHCMPFNVTRAYDEATGHVDPRIWTAERDMEMWRQLEG, encoded by the coding sequence ATGTCCAAGAACTTCGCTTCGCACGCCGACCTCGACGAGAAGACCGTCAGCTTCGACAAGCTGTCGGACAACGCCTATGCCTACACGGCGGAGGGTGATCCCAACACCGGCATCGTGATCGGTGACGACGCGGTGATGGTGATCGACACCCAGGCAACGCCGGTGATGGCGCAGGACGTCATCCGCCGCATTCGCGAGGTCACCGACAAGCCGATCCGCCATGTCGTGCTCTCGCACTATCACGCGGTGCGCGTGCTGGGCGCCTCGGGCTATGCGCCGGAGCAGATCATCGCCAGCGAGGACACCCGTGACCTGATCGTCGAGCGTGGCGAAGCCGACATGGCGAGCGAGATCGGCCGCTTCCCCCGCCTGTTCCGCGCCGTCGAATCGGTTCCCGGCCTGACTTGGCCGACCATCACCTTCCGCGGCCAGATGACGATGTGGTTGGGCTCGCTGGAGGTGCAGTTGCTGCAACTCGGCTGTGGCCACAGCAAGGGCGACACGGTGGTGTGGCTGCCGCAGCAGAAGATCCTCTTCTCCGGCGACCTCGTCGAATATGGCGCCACGCCCTATTGCGGCGACGCCTATTTCACCAACTGGCCGGCGACGCTCGACGCCATCGCCGCGCTGAAGCCCGAGAAGCTGGTGCCCGGCCGCGGCGCCGCCCTGACCACGGCGGACCAGGTGCAGGAGGGGCTGCGCGGCACCCGCGCCTTCACCAGCGAACTGTTCGAGCTGGTCAAGCAGGGGGTCACCGCCGGCAAGGACCTGCGGGCCATCTACAAGGACACCTACGCCGCGCTGAAGCCGAAGTTCAGCCATTGGGTGATCTTCGACCACTGCATGCCCTTCAACGTCACCCGCGCTTATGACGAGGCGACCGGCCACGTCGATCCGCGCATCTGGACCGCCGAGCGCGACATGGAGATGTGGCGCCAGCTGGAGGGCTGA
- the tyrS gene encoding tyrosine--tRNA ligase, with protein sequence MPTRSNAADFLHILRERGFLHQCSDPADDLSGLAAAAPGGVLTAYVGFDATASSLHVGHLLSIMALRWLQRTGNRPIVLIGGGTTKIGDPSFRDTTRPMLDDSQIAANAAGLRRVFGQYMSFGDGPSDAVMVDNADWLDGLDYVPFLRDVGRHFTINRMLSFESVRQRMEREQPLTFLEFNYMILQAYDFLELSRRHGCLLQMGGSDQWGNIVNGIELARRVERRELFGLTTPLLTTASGTKMGKTAGGAVWLNADARSPFDFWQFWRNTEDADVGRFLRLFTELPLDEIARLERLEGAEINEAKIVLATEATRLCHGAAEAEKATSAAGSPFAPGGDGLPEVTLPREKRTGGVPLVDALVAAGLSVSKGAARRLIREGGARLDGQPVTDEAAMLTASAVLSAGRKRHVRLIVTA encoded by the coding sequence ATGCCGACCCGTTCCAACGCCGCCGATTTCCTGCATATCCTGCGCGAACGCGGCTTTCTCCATCAATGCAGCGATCCGGCCGACGATCTGTCGGGCCTTGCCGCCGCGGCACCCGGCGGGGTGCTGACCGCCTATGTCGGCTTCGACGCCACGGCGTCCAGCCTGCATGTCGGGCATCTGCTGTCGATCATGGCGCTGCGCTGGCTTCAGCGCACCGGCAACCGCCCGATCGTGCTGATCGGCGGCGGCACCACCAAGATCGGCGACCCCAGCTTCCGCGACACCACGCGGCCGATGCTGGACGACAGCCAGATCGCCGCCAACGCCGCCGGGCTGCGCCGCGTCTTCGGCCAATACATGAGCTTCGGGGACGGCCCGTCGGATGCCGTCATGGTGGACAACGCCGACTGGCTGGACGGGCTGGACTACGTGCCCTTCCTGCGCGACGTCGGCCGCCATTTCACCATCAACCGCATGCTGAGCTTCGAGTCGGTGCGCCAGCGCATGGAGCGCGAACAGCCGCTGACCTTCCTGGAGTTCAACTACATGATCCTCCAGGCCTATGATTTCCTGGAGCTGTCGCGGCGCCACGGCTGCCTGTTGCAGATGGGCGGGTCGGACCAGTGGGGCAACATCGTCAACGGCATCGAGCTGGCCCGACGGGTGGAGCGGCGCGAGCTGTTCGGCCTGACCACGCCGCTGCTGACCACCGCGTCGGGCACCAAGATGGGCAAGACCGCCGGCGGGGCGGTGTGGCTGAACGCCGACGCGCGCAGCCCCTTCGACTTCTGGCAGTTCTGGCGCAACACCGAGGATGCCGATGTCGGCCGCTTCCTGCGCCTGTTCACCGAACTGCCGCTCGACGAGATCGCCCGGCTGGAACGGCTGGAGGGTGCCGAGATCAACGAGGCGAAGATCGTCCTGGCGACGGAGGCCACCCGCCTGTGCCACGGTGCGGCGGAAGCGGAAAAGGCAACGTCGGCTGCCGGCAGCCCCTTCGCACCCGGCGGCGACGGTCTGCCGGAAGTCACCCTGCCGCGTGAGAAGAGGACCGGGGGCGTGCCGCTGGTCGATGCGCTGGTGGCGGCCGGCCTGTCGGTCTCCAAGGGGGCGGCGCGCCGCCTGATCCGTGAGGGCGGCGCGCGGCTGGACGGCCAGCCGGTGACCGACGAGGCGGCGATGCTCACCGCATCGGCCGTGCTGTCGGCCGGCCGCAAGCGTCACGTCCGCCTGATCGTCACCGCCTGA
- a CDS encoding DUF882 domain-containing protein, with protein MSSSPFPLKRRSLLIGCGALVLMSDRALAAPAAPRRLSLRNEHTGETFDGPYRDADGPLPDAMTDLAKFLRDHRANKEGPVDVGTLDFLADVLEAVGQSKATILSAFRTPETNAMLAARSLGVAEHSQHLVGRALDITLPARLPDAHRSALDLKRGGVGWYPRSHFLHIDTGPLRSWEMFGQNLDGLFAPGARSTRLRTVSQRMQLHRALARRQMLGRK; from the coding sequence ATGTCCTCCTCGCCCTTCCCCCTGAAGCGCCGCAGCCTGCTGATCGGGTGTGGCGCCCTGGTGCTGATGTCCGACCGCGCGCTGGCCGCCCCCGCCGCGCCGCGCCGCCTCAGCCTGAGGAACGAGCACACCGGCGAGACCTTCGACGGTCCCTACCGCGATGCCGACGGCCCGCTGCCCGACGCGATGACCGACCTCGCCAAGTTCCTGCGCGACCACCGCGCCAACAAGGAAGGGCCGGTCGACGTCGGCACGCTCGACTTCCTGGCCGACGTCCTGGAGGCTGTCGGCCAGTCCAAGGCGACCATCCTGTCGGCCTTCCGCACGCCGGAAACCAACGCCATGCTCGCCGCACGCAGCCTGGGCGTGGCGGAACACAGCCAGCATCTGGTCGGCCGCGCGCTGGACATCACCCTGCCCGCGCGCCTGCCCGACGCGCACCGCAGCGCTCTGGACCTGAAGCGCGGCGGCGTCGGCTGGTATCCGCGCTCCCACTTCCTGCACATCGACACCGGGCCGCTGCGCAGCTGGGAGATGTTCGGCCAGAACCTGGACGGCCTGTTCGCCCCCGGCGCCCGCAGCACCCGCCTGCGCACGGTGTCCCAGCGCATGCAGCTCCACCGCGCGCTCGCCCGCCGCCAGATGCTGGGACGGAAGTGA
- the radC gene encoding DNA repair protein RadC yields MDDAGLTAGLLPFPDTPSSPVDDGPIDRPTEEPVAVPPSAPTTPTDAEDSSEDGDPHYIDHRERLRRRFLDRGPDALDDYELLEMVLFAVSPRRDVKPLAKLLIRTFGDLWGVVNAPPERLRGLKAENVSLGTDNAIATVRIVGAAALRALRQRVIDQPVLASWQALIDYCAAAMAHEPTEQFRLLFLDRKNKLIADEVQQRGTIDHTPVYPREVVKRALELSAAAVILVHNHPSGDPTPSRADIEMTREIVRAGNAVGLVVHDHLVIGKGGRHTSFKAQRLL; encoded by the coding sequence ATGGACGATGCCGGCCTGACCGCCGGCCTTCTGCCCTTTCCGGACACGCCGTCCTCACCGGTGGACGATGGGCCGATCGATAGACCGACCGAGGAGCCGGTCGCCGTCCCGCCCTCCGCCCCGACCACTCCCACCGATGCGGAAGACTCCTCCGAGGACGGCGACCCCCATTACATCGACCATCGCGAACGGCTGCGCCGCCGCTTCCTCGACCGCGGGCCGGACGCACTGGACGATTACGAACTCTTGGAGATGGTGCTGTTCGCCGTCAGCCCGCGGCGCGACGTGAAGCCGCTCGCCAAACTGCTGATCCGGACCTTCGGCGACCTGTGGGGGGTGGTCAACGCCCCGCCGGAACGGCTGCGCGGCCTGAAGGCGGAGAATGTGTCGCTCGGCACCGACAACGCCATCGCCACCGTGCGCATCGTCGGGGCGGCTGCCCTGCGCGCCTTGCGGCAGCGGGTGATCGACCAGCCGGTTCTCGCCTCCTGGCAGGCGCTGATCGACTATTGCGCCGCCGCCATGGCGCATGAGCCGACGGAACAGTTCCGCCTGCTGTTCCTCGACCGCAAGAACAAGCTGATCGCCGACGAGGTGCAGCAGCGCGGCACCATCGACCACACCCCGGTCTACCCCCGCGAGGTGGTGAAGCGGGCGCTGGAACTGTCGGCCGCCGCCGTGATCCTGGTCCACAACCACCCGTCCGGCGACCCCACCCCCAGCCGCGCAGACATCGAGATGACCAGGGAGATCGTGCGCGCCGGCAACGCCGTCGGCCTCGTCGTGCACGACCATCTGGTGATCGGCAAGGGCGGCCGGCACACCAGCTTCAAGGCGCAGCGCCTGCTGTGA
- a CDS encoding cytochrome b produces the protein MTTTYSATQKALHWLIALLIVGVYLLTFGEDFYERGHPMRATIWWLHISFGLGLLALVLARIVLRLTRGTPALPPEMTPAERGASHLVHFGLYALMLAIPLVGVVLTWLRGDTLTFFGLFTIPSPVETDRTLGRSVKEIHELGANLILALAALHAAAALWHHFIRRDGVLVRMLPGRHRGEQHGLAD, from the coding sequence ATGACCACCACCTACAGCGCCACGCAGAAAGCCCTGCACTGGCTGATCGCGCTGCTGATCGTCGGCGTCTATCTGCTGACCTTCGGCGAGGATTTCTACGAACGCGGGCACCCGATGCGGGCCACCATCTGGTGGCTGCACATCTCCTTCGGCCTGGGCCTGCTGGCGCTGGTGCTGGCGCGGATCGTGCTGCGCCTGACCCGCGGCACCCCCGCCCTGCCGCCGGAGATGACCCCGGCCGAACGCGGCGCCTCCCACCTCGTCCATTTCGGTCTCTACGCCCTGATGCTGGCGATCCCGCTGGTGGGCGTGGTGCTGACCTGGCTGCGCGGCGATACGCTGACCTTCTTCGGCCTGTTCACCATCCCCTCCCCCGTCGAGACCGACCGCACGCTCGGCCGCTCGGTGAAGGAGATCCACGAGCTTGGCGCCAACCTGATCCTCGCCCTTGCCGCCCTGCACGCGGCGGCGGCGCTGTGGCACCATTTCATCCGCCGCGACGGCGTCCTGGTCCGGATGCTGCCCGGCCGGCATCGGGGGGAGCAACACGGTCTCGCCGACTGA
- a CDS encoding HAMP domain-containing sensor histidine kinase produces the protein MSGGTDKGSPPSLLASIARWLVLVTLLAVATTALLLYVEFKGTHDRMRQRTLSGVARVIEKAVRTPDAGKTDDRLNTVLPESVQAMLRVNAASFALVDGEGRLLLGSAGVEGPLDPGATERARSVFRVPAQNGEPPLYGLSHRIEVGGRPYWIQVASGEEELHIEWLLEEFVEHFGWIWLPFALVLILVNLVIIHRGLHPLRRASARAAAIGPDSVSERLPEQGMPREVLPLVRAVNQALDRLEAGYEAQRSFIADAAHELRTPLAVLDAHLALIGAPGAPIRADVAGMARLVDQLLDLARLDALRIAPDESVDLSQLAVEAATHLAPLALGKGRLIEVIGDDRPLPVRGAHDPLFRALRNLVENAVCHAPAGSTVSVELALAADGAPLLRVIDHGPGIPPELRARVFERFWQGDRDSRPTPGADGPEISDNGISGNGTGGAGLGLSIVARTMAAHGGTISVEDTPGGGASFTLRFPPMPWRSDAARPIPAATGAL, from the coding sequence ATGAGCGGCGGCACCGACAAAGGCAGCCCGCCGTCGCTGCTGGCCTCGATCGCGCGCTGGCTGGTGCTGGTCACTCTGCTGGCGGTCGCCACCACCGCCCTGCTGCTCTATGTCGAGTTCAAGGGTACCCATGACCGCATGCGCCAGCGCACCCTGTCCGGCGTCGCCCGCGTGATCGAGAAGGCGGTGCGCACCCCCGATGCCGGGAAGACCGACGACAGGCTGAACACCGTGCTGCCCGAGTCGGTCCAGGCGATGCTGCGGGTGAATGCCGCCTCCTTCGCGCTGGTCGATGGCGAGGGCCGGCTGCTGCTCGGCTCCGCCGGGGTGGAGGGTCCGCTCGACCCCGGCGCGACCGAACGGGCGCGCAGCGTCTTCCGGGTGCCGGCCCAGAATGGCGAACCGCCGCTCTACGGCCTCAGCCACCGCATCGAGGTCGGCGGCCGACCCTATTGGATCCAGGTGGCCTCCGGCGAGGAGGAACTGCACATCGAATGGCTGCTGGAGGAGTTCGTCGAGCATTTCGGCTGGATCTGGCTGCCCTTCGCCCTGGTGCTGATCCTGGTCAATCTCGTCATCATCCACCGCGGCCTGCACCCGCTGCGCCGCGCGTCGGCCCGCGCCGCGGCGATCGGGCCGGACAGCGTGTCCGAACGCCTGCCGGAACAGGGCATGCCGCGCGAGGTGCTGCCGCTGGTCCGCGCGGTCAACCAGGCGCTCGACCGGCTGGAGGCCGGTTACGAGGCCCAGCGCAGCTTCATCGCCGACGCCGCGCACGAGCTGCGCACGCCGCTGGCGGTGCTGGACGCCCATCTGGCGCTGATCGGCGCTCCCGGCGCCCCGATCCGCGCCGACGTCGCCGGGATGGCCAGGCTGGTCGATCAATTGCTCGATCTGGCGCGGCTGGACGCCCTGCGCATCGCTCCCGACGAGTCGGTCGACCTGTCGCAGCTGGCGGTGGAGGCCGCCACACATCTCGCCCCGCTGGCGCTGGGCAAGGGCCGTCTGATCGAGGTGATCGGCGACGACCGGCCGCTGCCGGTCCGCGGCGCCCATGACCCGCTGTTCCGCGCCCTGCGCAATCTGGTGGAGAACGCCGTCTGCCACGCCCCGGCCGGCAGCACGGTCAGCGTCGAACTGGCGCTGGCCGCCGACGGAGCGCCGCTGCTGCGGGTGATCGACCACGGCCCCGGCATCCCGCCTGAGCTGCGCGCCCGCGTATTCGAGCGTTTCTGGCAGGGCGACCGCGACAGCCGCCCCACTCCCGGAGCCGACGGCCCCGAAATCAGTGATAACGGAATCAGCGGTAACGGAACCGGTGGGGCCGGCTTGGGCCTGTCCATCGTTGCACGCACAATGGCGGCGCATGGCGGAACCATTTCCGTCGAGGACACTCCAGGCGGGGGGGCAAGCTTCACCCTGCGCTTTCCGCCTATGCCGTGGCGAAGCGACGCAGCACGGCCGATTCCGGCCGCCACCGGCGCCCTGTAA
- a CDS encoding response regulator transcription factor, which translates to MRLLLIEDNRRLAALTAEGLGKAGFAVDLVHSAEDASAALAVAGFDAVLLDLGLPDADGLTLLSALRARADATPVLILTARDCVDDRVRGLNLGADDYLVKPFALEELVARIRALLRRPGAALGMVLQQGNLAFDSAARLASVAGRPLDLSRRELDALELLMRRAGRVVSKAALENGLYSFGEEVGSNAVEVLIHRLRKRLQAAGATAGVQTLRGIGYILTESPLEKAAETEAESGE; encoded by the coding sequence TTGCGGCTGCTGCTGATCGAAGACAACCGCCGGCTGGCTGCCCTGACCGCCGAGGGGCTGGGCAAGGCCGGCTTCGCCGTCGACCTCGTCCACAGCGCCGAGGATGCGTCGGCCGCGCTGGCCGTCGCCGGGTTCGACGCCGTGCTGCTCGATCTGGGATTGCCCGATGCCGATGGGCTGACGCTGCTGTCCGCCCTGCGGGCGCGGGCCGACGCCACGCCGGTGCTGATCCTGACCGCCCGCGATTGCGTGGATGACCGGGTCAGGGGACTGAACCTGGGGGCCGACGACTATCTGGTGAAGCCCTTCGCGCTGGAGGAGCTGGTCGCCCGCATCCGCGCCCTGCTGCGCCGGCCGGGGGCGGCGCTGGGGATGGTGCTGCAACAGGGCAACCTGGCCTTCGATTCGGCCGCCCGGCTGGCCAGCGTCGCCGGCAGACCGCTGGACCTCAGCCGCCGCGAGTTGGACGCGCTGGAACTGTTGATGCGCCGTGCCGGCCGGGTGGTGTCGAAGGCGGCGCTGGAGAACGGCCTGTACAGCTTTGGCGAGGAGGTCGGGTCGAACGCGGTGGAGGTTCTGATCCACCGGCTGCGCAAGCGGCTGCAGGCGGCGGGCGCCACCGCCGGCGTCCAGACCCTGCGCGGCATCGGCTATATCCTGACCGAAAGCCCACTTGAAAAGGCGGCGGAGACAGAGGCGGAGAGCGGGGAATGA
- a CDS encoding hydroxyacid dehydrogenase, with protein MPDIIISEFMQPSAVDELRRDFDVHYDETLYKRLDELYAMGGTARAICIRNETEIRGAFFDAFPNLKAVGRLGVGLDNIDVPACQQRGIAVLPATGANEVSVAELAIAGLMMLVRGTTYFATPDVVAGKWPRGRLIGREVSGKTLGIVGFGRIGRHVARRAQGLDMTVIAADPHVPADDPVWARMGVEKVSFDRIWDSADALSLHLPYTPDTHNLVSAEVIARLKPGTILVNVARGGIVDETALAEALKSGHLGGALLDVYATEPLPADNPFQGVPNLILTPHIGATTDEARIRTGHMIADNVRAVLNGTIPDTAIV; from the coding sequence ATGCCCGACATCATCATTTCCGAGTTCATGCAGCCCAGCGCCGTCGACGAGCTGCGCCGCGACTTCGACGTCCATTACGACGAGACTCTGTATAAGCGCCTGGACGAGCTGTACGCGATGGGCGGCACCGCCCGCGCCATCTGCATCCGCAACGAGACGGAGATCCGCGGCGCCTTCTTCGACGCCTTCCCCAACCTGAAGGCGGTCGGACGGCTGGGCGTCGGGCTGGACAACATCGACGTTCCGGCCTGCCAACAGCGCGGCATCGCCGTGCTGCCCGCCACCGGCGCCAACGAGGTGTCGGTGGCCGAACTGGCCATCGCCGGCCTGATGATGCTGGTGCGCGGCACCACCTATTTCGCGACCCCGGACGTGGTCGCCGGCAAATGGCCGCGCGGCCGGCTGATCGGGCGTGAGGTGTCGGGCAAGACGCTTGGCATCGTCGGCTTCGGCCGCATCGGCCGCCATGTCGCCCGCCGCGCCCAGGGGCTGGACATGACGGTGATCGCCGCCGACCCGCATGTGCCGGCCGACGATCCGGTCTGGGCCCGCATGGGGGTGGAGAAGGTGTCGTTCGACCGCATCTGGGACAGCGCCGACGCGCTGTCGCTCCACCTGCCCTACACGCCGGACACCCACAATCTGGTCAGCGCCGAGGTGATCGCCCGGCTGAAGCCCGGCACCATCCTGGTCAACGTCGCCCGCGGCGGCATCGTCGACGAAACGGCGCTGGCCGAAGCACTGAAGAGCGGCCATCTCGGCGGCGCCCTGCTGGACGTCTATGCGACGGAGCCGCTGCCCGCCGACAACCCGTTCCAAGGCGTGCCGAACCTGATCCTGACCCCGCACATCGGCGCCACCACCGACGAGGCGCGCATCCGCACCGGCCACATGATCGCCGACAATGTCCGCGCCGTGCTGAACGGCACCATCCCGGACACCGCGATCGTCTGA